The following coding sequences are from one Treponema parvum window:
- a CDS encoding glycogen/starch/alpha-glucan phosphorylase — MEFDKEKFKNILMTRLRQQYGKDIAIATRHDIYDAVASACMNTVVDKWIATRRTYEKEPGMRRVCYFSAEFLMGRSLGNNLINLEIKEAVEDILKGFHLNLNVIEDTEPEPGLGNGGLGRLAACFLDSLATLDYPARGYGIRYEYGMFEQRIENGFQVEYPDRWLTHRDPWEIKRSDLAVTVHFGGKIVYRKTPDGQERFNLEDTEAVTATPFDIPVVGYGTDTVGMLRLWEASSPDGFNLQLFNDMQYTRAVEKQISAENISRVLYPNDSGPSGKALRLKQQYFFSSASLQDLVHGFVSEYGTDFSRFSDCNVIQLNDTHPVVAIPELMRILVDEYRVSWDMAWSIVVKTFAYTNHTILAEALEKWPIDIFQGLLPRIYQIVEEINRRFLIELREKYPGDYQKHNAMSIIADGMVHMARLAIHSCFSVNGVAELHTELLKTRELKDWAELYPKKFNNKTNGITQRRWLLSANPLLADFITKRIGPGWIKDLTKLKELEKYLDDEASLRELLEIKQENKRRLTEYLKVTQNEFLDPDSIFDVQVKRLHEYKRQLLNILHIMYLYNKLIADPSYNPYPRTFIFGAKSASGYRRAKAIIKLINTVAEHVNNDRRVRGKLRVVFIENYRVSVAEKIFPAADVSEQISTAGKEASGTSNMKFMVNGAITLGTLDGANIEIVQEAGVENEFIFGLKTDEILKIQTENSYHPQEYFSKNPELAKVVEQLVDGTYDPSRQLFKELYDSLVFGVEGQRPDVYYILADFNAYCEAHEKIEAEYNDRIHWAKMMLKNIANSGKFSSDRTIEEYVRDIWKLKKVPVTVKQKTDE; from the coding sequence ATGGAATTTGATAAGGAAAAATTTAAAAATATATTGATGACTCGTCTGCGCCAGCAGTACGGAAAGGACATTGCGATCGCTACGCGGCACGATATCTACGACGCCGTCGCTTCGGCATGTATGAATACGGTTGTGGATAAGTGGATCGCCACTCGGCGGACATACGAAAAAGAACCCGGAATGCGCCGTGTATGCTATTTTTCCGCGGAATTTCTTATGGGACGTTCCTTAGGAAACAATCTGATCAATCTTGAAATAAAAGAAGCTGTTGAAGACATTCTAAAAGGTTTTCATCTTAACCTGAACGTGATTGAAGATACGGAACCTGAGCCGGGACTGGGAAACGGAGGTCTTGGAAGGCTTGCCGCCTGTTTTTTGGACAGCCTTGCAACGCTCGACTATCCTGCGCGAGGATACGGAATTCGCTATGAATACGGCATGTTTGAACAGCGCATAGAAAACGGATTTCAAGTGGAATATCCGGACAGATGGCTTACGCACAGAGATCCGTGGGAAATAAAGCGGAGCGATTTGGCCGTTACGGTGCATTTCGGCGGGAAGATAGTGTACAGAAAAACGCCTGACGGACAAGAGCGCTTTAATCTTGAAGATACCGAAGCCGTCACGGCGACCCCTTTTGATATTCCCGTCGTAGGTTACGGAACGGATACCGTCGGAATGCTCCGCCTTTGGGAAGCTTCTTCGCCGGACGGATTTAACCTTCAGCTGTTTAACGATATGCAATATACGCGTGCTGTGGAAAAGCAGATCAGCGCTGAAAACATAAGCCGCGTGTTGTATCCTAACGATTCGGGGCCAAGCGGAAAGGCATTGCGTTTAAAGCAGCAGTATTTCTTTTCATCCGCGAGCCTTCAGGATTTAGTACACGGCTTTGTTTCGGAATACGGTACTGATTTTTCAAGATTTTCCGACTGTAATGTAATACAGCTTAACGACACTCATCCCGTAGTCGCGATTCCTGAATTGATGCGTATTCTCGTAGACGAATACCGTGTCAGCTGGGATATGGCTTGGAGCATTGTTGTAAAGACGTTCGCCTATACCAATCATACGATACTTGCCGAAGCTCTGGAAAAATGGCCTATCGATATATTTCAGGGACTTTTACCCAGAATCTATCAAATCGTAGAAGAAATAAACCGCCGTTTTTTGATCGAACTTCGTGAAAAATATCCGGGCGATTACCAAAAACACAACGCTATGTCGATCATTGCGGACGGCATGGTGCATATGGCGCGCCTTGCTATCCATTCCTGTTTCAGCGTAAACGGAGTCGCCGAATTGCACACGGAACTTTTAAAGACGAGGGAATTGAAAGATTGGGCTGAACTTTATCCTAAGAAATTCAACAACAAAACAAACGGAATAACGCAGCGGCGGTGGCTCCTGTCCGCCAATCCTCTCCTTGCGGACTTTATTACCAAACGAATAGGCCCCGGATGGATAAAGGATTTGACCAAGTTAAAGGAACTGGAAAAATACTTGGACGACGAAGCCTCTTTACGAGAACTTTTGGAAATAAAGCAGGAAAACAAACGGCGGCTGACCGAATATCTTAAAGTAACCCAGAACGAATTTCTTGATCCCGACAGCATCTTTGACGTTCAGGTAAAACGCCTGCACGAATATAAACGCCAGCTTTTAAACATCTTGCACATCATGTATCTTTATAACAAGCTCATTGCCGATCCGTCTTACAATCCTTATCCGAGGACTTTTATCTTTGGCGCAAAATCCGCAAGCGGCTATCGCCGCGCAAAAGCTATAATAAAACTGATCAACACAGTCGCCGAACATGTGAACAACGACCGCCGCGTGCGCGGAAAATTGAGAGTTGTGTTTATTGAAAATTACCGGGTAAGCGTTGCAGAAAAAATTTTCCCCGCCGCCGATGTTTCGGAGCAGATTTCTACGGCCGGAAAAGAAGCTTCGGGAACGAGCAATATGAAATTTATGGTGAACGGAGCGATAACGCTGGGTACCCTTGACGGAGCGAATATCGAAATAGTACAAGAGGCCGGCGTCGAAAACGAATTCATCTTCGGACTGAAGACGGATGAGATATTGAAGATACAGACGGAAAATTCCTATCATCCGCAGGAATATTTTTCCAAAAATCCGGAACTGGCCAAGGTTGTGGAACAGCTTGTCGACGGCACATACGATCCTTCGCGGCAATTGTTTAAAGAGCTGTACGATTCTCTGGTTTTCGGCGTTGAAGGACAAAGGCCGGACGTGTATTACATTCTTGCGGATTTTAACGCATATTGCGAAGCGCATGAAAAGATAGAAGCCGAATACAACGACAGAATTCACTGGGCTAAGATGATGTTGAAAAACATTGCAAACAGCGGAAAATTTTCGTCCGACAGAACGATCGAAGAGTATGTGCGCGACATATGGAAGCTGAAAAAAGTTCCGGTAACTGTAAAACAGAAAACTGATGAATAA
- a CDS encoding DMT family transporter, producing the protein MNKRFVSMFSGLGLLCAACIWGFAFVIVKDSLDCVPAIYMLAFRFTIASLALALVYAKRLFAFNFSYLKYGAVLGLYLFLAYSFQTVGCVYTTAGKNAFLTAIYVILVPLLGWPLKKRRPESHVFIAALTALAGIGMLVLKGKGGALKVNIGDVLTLICGIFYAVHILFTAHYDQNRDPVLLTVFQFVFAAIFSWIAAPFIDGPFPGGALEDSKIVFSMLYLGIFSTMVAFVLQNVCLKYLQSSLAALFLSTEAIFGVFFSAVLLGENMTGHMIIGCALMFAAIVFAQTGFDFLPRRGLRDRSL; encoded by the coding sequence ATGAATAAAAGATTCGTTTCGATGTTTTCGGGGCTTGGGTTGCTATGTGCGGCTTGTATATGGGGTTTTGCCTTTGTGATAGTAAAAGACAGCCTTGATTGTGTGCCTGCGATTTACATGCTCGCCTTCCGTTTTACGATAGCTTCTCTTGCACTCGCTCTGGTCTACGCGAAAAGGCTTTTTGCGTTTAATTTTTCTTATTTGAAGTACGGCGCCGTTTTGGGCTTGTATCTGTTTTTAGCTTATTCTTTTCAGACTGTGGGCTGCGTTTATACCACCGCCGGAAAAAACGCTTTTTTAACGGCGATTTATGTCATACTTGTGCCGCTTTTGGGATGGCCTTTAAAAAAGCGCCGTCCGGAGAGTCACGTGTTTATCGCTGCGTTGACGGCCTTGGCAGGTATCGGTATGCTTGTGTTAAAGGGCAAAGGCGGCGCTCTGAAGGTCAACATAGGAGACGTGCTCACGCTCATATGCGGAATCTTTTATGCGGTTCACATTCTGTTTACCGCGCATTACGATCAAAACCGCGATCCTGTTTTGCTGACGGTGTTTCAGTTTGTTTTTGCGGCGATATTTTCATGGATAGCGGCTCCTTTTATTGACGGACCCTTTCCCGGCGGTGCGTTAGAAGATTCCAAGATTGTTTTTTCAATGCTTTATTTGGGAATATTCAGCACTATGGTTGCCTTTGTTTTGCAGAACGTGTGCCTTAAATATTTACAGTCTTCCTTAGCCGCGCTGTTTTTGTCTACGGAAGCAATCTTCGGCGTATTTTTCAGCGCAGTTCTGCTCGGCGAAAACATGACGGGACACATGATCATAGGCTGCGCTCTTATGTTCGCGGCGATAGTTTTTGCCCAAACCGGGTTCGATTTTTTGCCCCGCAGAGGTCTGCGGGACAGATCACTATAA
- a CDS encoding RpiB/LacA/LacB family sugar-phosphate isomerase: MKIALINENSQAAKNTIVLNALKKVVEPMGFEVVNYGMYSADDKAELTYVQVGILGAAILNSGAADYVITGCGTGEGAMLALNSFPGVICGHVEDPLDAYTFAQINDGNAIALPFAKGFGWGGDLNLEYIFEKLFCEPSGQGYPRERAVPEQRNKKILDGVRKAAFKDFVSILKSLDKDLVRGAFAGEKFEKLFFASCKDKKIAEAVKELMK; the protein is encoded by the coding sequence ATGAAAATTGCTTTGATCAATGAAAACAGCCAGGCGGCAAAAAACACAATAGTTTTGAATGCGCTTAAAAAAGTCGTGGAACCGATGGGCTTTGAAGTCGTAAATTACGGAATGTATTCCGCCGACGACAAGGCCGAACTCACTTATGTTCAAGTGGGAATACTCGGAGCTGCGATTTTGAATTCCGGAGCCGCCGATTATGTGATTACCGGATGCGGAACGGGCGAAGGTGCGATGCTCGCTTTAAACAGTTTTCCGGGCGTAATATGCGGCCATGTGGAAGATCCGCTCGACGCTTATACCTTTGCTCAGATCAATGACGGAAATGCGATAGCTCTGCCTTTTGCAAAGGGTTTCGGCTGGGGCGGCGACCTTAATCTTGAATATATTTTTGAAAAACTTTTTTGCGAACCGAGCGGACAAGGCTATCCCAGAGAACGCGCCGTTCCGGAACAGAGGAATAAAAAAATTCTTGACGGAGTGAGAAAAGCTGCATTTAAAGACTTTGTTTCCATTTTAAAAAGCCTCGATAAGGATCTTGTGCGGGGAGCCTTTGCCGGTGAAAAATTTGAAAAACTCTTTTTCGCTTCCTGCAAAGATAAAAAAATCGCCGAAGCCGTAAAGGAACTGATGAAATAA
- a CDS encoding carbohydrate-binding protein, translated as MNIRFTVSVKKKDGAIALSVKGENELFAFYNKIYEEGDRIEIEPSDKNFFAIVQIDQALQPSFVYCTGAFSFPIPFEEKKRCYPQQSFSGEGHYIYIRKARSEEIEARKNLALNPCDWHENATFFPHASANVETRGESIFFARNAIDGCIANDHHGSWPFASWGINRDPAAELRIDFGREVCADELVFYLRADFPHDAWWKSGTVHFSDGSSYVAEFIKTGSAQRFKMEKRTFSWLTLDTLIKADDPSPFPALTQLEVFGTEAN; from the coding sequence ATGAATATAAGATTTACCGTTTCCGTTAAAAAGAAAGACGGCGCGATAGCTTTATCCGTAAAAGGTGAAAATGAGCTTTTTGCTTTTTACAATAAAATTTACGAAGAAGGCGACCGCATAGAAATAGAGCCTTCGGATAAGAATTTTTTTGCCATAGTGCAGATTGATCAGGCGTTGCAACCGTCGTTCGTCTACTGCACCGGCGCGTTTTCTTTTCCGATTCCTTTCGAAGAAAAAAAGCGATGCTATCCGCAGCAAAGTTTTTCAGGCGAGGGGCATTATATTTACATAAGAAAAGCCCGTTCCGAAGAGATTGAAGCAAGAAAAAACCTAGCGTTAAATCCGTGCGACTGGCATGAAAACGCAACTTTTTTTCCGCATGCGAGCGCAAACGTCGAAACGCGGGGAGAATCCATTTTTTTTGCAAGAAATGCGATCGACGGATGTATTGCAAACGATCACCACGGAAGCTGGCCGTTTGCAAGCTGGGGAATAAACAGAGATCCGGCAGCGGAACTGCGCATAGACTTCGGAAGAGAGGTGTGTGCGGACGAGCTTGTGTTTTACCTTAGAGCGGACTTTCCGCACGACGCTTGGTGGAAAAGCGGAACCGTTCATTTTTCGGACGGAAGTTCGTACGTAGCGGAATTTATAAAGACGGGAAGCGCTCAGCGCTTTAAAATGGAAAAGAGGACGTTCTCTTGGCTTACCTTAGACACTCTCATAAAAGCCGACGATCCGTCGCCGTTTCCGGCTTTAACCCAGCTGGAAGTTTTCGGAACCGAAGCGAATTAG
- a CDS encoding substrate-binding periplasmic protein translates to MKKILLFIVGSSILFFASCAKKSETSMVLKSGELQIGVNVAYPPFEYYGEDGKTAMGFDIDLGNAVAKQLGLKAKFIDVAWEGIFAGLNTNKYDCIISGVTITPERLDAFEFSKPYVGNGQSIIIRKDSALKISAPEDLTGLTVGYLTESTSDIFMTTKAEAGLKFTAAEYDDAMNSFADLKNGRCDAVVSDSLVAIDYVSKPNNPYKIAWQGKAEEFLGIAMKKGNKELAAVVDKALLQLRSDGTLKKLSEKNFGSDIVSDLN, encoded by the coding sequence ATGAAAAAAATTTTATTATTTATCGTAGGATCTTCAATTTTGTTTTTTGCCTCATGTGCTAAAAAATCTGAAACAAGCATGGTCTTAAAGTCCGGGGAATTGCAGATAGGAGTAAACGTCGCTTATCCGCCGTTTGAATACTACGGCGAGGACGGAAAAACCGCTATGGGTTTTGATATAGATCTCGGAAACGCCGTTGCAAAGCAGCTCGGACTTAAAGCGAAATTTATAGATGTTGCGTGGGAAGGGATATTTGCCGGTCTCAATACCAATAAATACGACTGTATAATTTCCGGAGTTACCATTACGCCGGAACGCCTTGACGCGTTTGAATTTTCAAAGCCGTATGTAGGAAACGGCCAGTCGATAATCATAAGAAAAGATTCTGCCTTAAAAATTTCCGCTCCGGAAGATCTTACGGGACTTACGGTAGGCTATCTTACCGAATCCACGTCCGATATTTTTATGACCACAAAAGCCGAAGCCGGATTGAAATTTACCGCCGCAGAATATGACGACGCGATGAATTCTTTTGCCGATCTGAAGAACGGCCGCTGCGACGCCGTAGTTTCCGATTCCCTTGTCGCCATTGACTATGTTTCCAAGCCCAACAATCCGTACAAAATTGCGTGGCAGGGAAAGGCCGAAGAATTTTTGGGAATAGCGATGAAAAAAGGAAACAAGGAACTTGCCGCCGTCGTAGATAAAGCGTTGCTTCAGCTGCGCTCCGACGGCACTCTTAAAAAATTGTCGGAAAAGAATTTCGGAAGCGACATAGTTTCGGATCTTAACTGA
- a CDS encoding amino acid ABC transporter permease gives MKFLKDIIGWIPSLLDGAKITISLTLVAVCAGLVLALFLALGKMSKIKWLNKICSGYIFFFRGTPLLMQLYFVYYGLPQLSPVFTINNRFFAAFIAFALNSAAYTAEIIRAAIQSIDKGQFEASHALGMSYAQTMKLVIVPQSIRRLIPPVGNEFIMVLKDASLVSIIALADITKVTRSISSSTASALVYIPAMILYLIITAVFSFVFGSLEKKYSVYENT, from the coding sequence ATGAAATTTTTAAAAGACATAATCGGATGGATACCGAGCCTTTTAGACGGCGCAAAAATCACTATTTCGCTTACGCTGGTAGCCGTATGCGCAGGTCTTGTTCTCGCCTTGTTTTTAGCGCTCGGAAAGATGTCAAAGATAAAATGGCTGAACAAAATCTGTTCCGGCTATATTTTCTTTTTTCGGGGAACGCCGCTTTTAATGCAGCTTTATTTTGTTTATTACGGTTTGCCCCAGCTCTCTCCGGTATTTACGATAAACAATCGTTTTTTTGCGGCGTTCATTGCGTTTGCGCTGAATTCCGCAGCCTATACCGCAGAGATAATCCGCGCCGCCATTCAATCTATAGACAAGGGACAATTCGAAGCTTCTCACGCGCTCGGCATGAGTTATGCTCAGACTATGAAGCTTGTGATAGTTCCCCAATCGATACGAAGGCTTATTCCTCCGGTAGGAAACGAATTCATAATGGTTTTAAAAGACGCTTCGCTTGTTTCGATCATTGCGCTTGCGGATATCACAAAGGTAACCAGAAGCATATCGTCATCTACGGCTTCCGCCTTGGTCTATATTCCTGCGATGATATTGTATTTGATCATTACCGCAGTATTTTCATTCGTATTTGGCAGTCTTGAAAAAAAATATTCGGTTTATGAAAATACTTAG
- a CDS encoding amino acid ABC transporter ATP-binding protein, translating into MIKTENICKKFGGLEVLKNVSLSVESREVVCIIGPSGAGKSTYLRTLNHLEAIDNGKIYIEDNLLDHYENGERKFKLPSHERMRFLLDVGMVFQRFNLFPHKTVLENVMLAPVHVRKIPVKEARDKAVELLGRVGLSDKINEYPNNLSGGQQQRVAIARSLAMEPKIMLFDEPTSALDPELVGEVLSVMKKLAEDGMTMIVVTHEMGFAREVAGRVVFMADGKIEEEGNPKQIFQQPKSERLKQFLKSVISQ; encoded by the coding sequence ATGATAAAGACTGAAAATATATGTAAAAAATTCGGCGGACTTGAAGTGCTTAAAAACGTTTCGCTGTCCGTGGAATCCAGAGAAGTTGTGTGCATAATAGGGCCTTCCGGAGCCGGAAAATCGACTTATCTGCGCACGTTAAACCACCTTGAAGCGATTGACAACGGTAAAATATATATCGAAGATAATCTGCTCGATCACTATGAAAACGGGGAAAGAAAATTCAAACTGCCTTCCCATGAAAGAATGCGTTTTCTTTTGGACGTGGGAATGGTGTTTCAGCGTTTTAATCTGTTTCCGCACAAAACCGTCCTTGAAAACGTAATGCTCGCCCCCGTCCATGTGCGTAAAATTCCCGTAAAAGAAGCCAGGGATAAGGCTGTGGAACTTTTGGGGCGGGTAGGGCTCAGCGATAAGATAAACGAATATCCCAACAATCTGTCGGGCGGGCAACAGCAGCGTGTAGCGATTGCTCGTTCTCTTGCGATGGAACCTAAGATCATGTTGTTTGACGAACCGACTTCCGCCCTTGATCCTGAACTGGTAGGCGAAGTTTTGTCCGTCATGAAAAAACTTGCGGAAGACGGCATGACGATGATCGTAGTCACTCACGAAATGGGGTTCGCGCGCGAAGTTGCCGGACGGGTAGTCTTTATGGCCGACGGCAAGATCGAAGAGGAAGGAAATCCCAAGCAAATTTTCCAACAGCCTAAGAGCGAACGCTTAAAGCAGTTTTTAAAATCCGTAATATCTCAGTAA
- a CDS encoding SulP family inorganic anion transporter translates to MKSFFADLSAGIIVGVVALPLAIAFGIASGVKPEQGIFTAIVAGFLISALGGSKVQIGGPTGAFVVIVYSVVQQYGYSGLAIATIMAGVMLILLGILKLGGLISFIPYTIITGFTAGIAVTIFTTQIGDFLGLAVSGMPGDFFGKIKVYAKAIGTIDIYTSIVATVSLAAIFIWPRFNKKIPGSLVVIVLSTIVCLTLKKVFGFEIATIGSRYGEIPVGLPLPKILSFSGAEIKELFPVSVSIAMLAAIESLLSAVVADGMTGTKHNSNTELIAQGIANIASPIFGGIPATGAIARTATNIKNGGRTPVAGIIHALTLLLITFFLGRYVVYIPMAALAAVLVSVSWNMAGIPAVRELLKGQKSDSAVLFITFFLTVFIDLTVAIGAGLLFAAFFFIKKMVDISTVREYGDISDGLISESEGEKPLNVPDGILVYEVLGPLFFGTVRKFEIAVERAGVEYRVLILRLRHTNYLDAGGIMVLTQLKNACDKKGIKIVLAGVHPQPLKLLTKTGMAEKIGTENIFDNFAGALKHAVKIRD, encoded by the coding sequence ATGAAATCGTTTTTTGCAGACTTATCTGCAGGAATTATCGTAGGAGTCGTCGCTCTCCCGCTCGCCATAGCCTTCGGGATCGCAAGCGGCGTAAAACCGGAGCAGGGTATTTTTACCGCTATAGTTGCAGGATTTTTAATATCCGCGCTGGGCGGCAGTAAAGTCCAGATAGGAGGCCCTACGGGAGCCTTTGTAGTCATAGTATACAGCGTCGTGCAGCAATACGGATATTCCGGGCTGGCCATAGCCACAATAATGGCGGGCGTCATGCTTATTCTGCTGGGAATTCTGAAACTGGGAGGGCTTATCTCATTCATTCCGTATACGATCATCACCGGTTTTACGGCGGGAATCGCAGTTACGATTTTTACCACTCAGATCGGAGATTTTTTAGGACTCGCGGTATCCGGAATGCCGGGAGATTTTTTTGGCAAAATAAAAGTATACGCAAAAGCGATCGGTACGATCGATATATATACGTCGATCGTGGCGACCGTTTCGCTCGCTGCGATTTTTATCTGGCCGCGCTTCAATAAAAAAATTCCGGGTTCCTTAGTCGTTATTGTACTTTCCACGATCGTATGCCTTACGCTTAAAAAGGTCTTCGGATTTGAAATTGCCACGATAGGGAGCCGCTACGGTGAAATTCCCGTAGGCCTGCCTTTACCGAAAATTCTTTCATTTTCAGGCGCCGAGATAAAGGAGCTGTTTCCCGTAAGCGTATCCATAGCCATGCTTGCGGCAATAGAGTCGCTTTTGAGCGCGGTCGTGGCGGACGGCATGACGGGAACAAAGCATAATTCAAATACGGAATTGATCGCCCAAGGCATAGCGAACATCGCAAGCCCGATTTTCGGAGGAATCCCGGCGACGGGCGCTATCGCACGAACGGCTACAAACATTAAAAACGGCGGGCGCACGCCGGTTGCCGGAATAATACACGCACTCACCCTTCTTTTGATCACATTTTTTTTAGGACGCTATGTAGTTTATATTCCGATGGCGGCTCTTGCGGCGGTCCTTGTTTCGGTTTCATGGAATATGGCGGGGATCCCCGCCGTTCGCGAGCTTTTAAAAGGGCAAAAATCGGACAGCGCCGTTTTATTCATAACTTTTTTTCTTACGGTATTCATAGATTTGACAGTCGCCATAGGCGCAGGACTTTTGTTTGCAGCCTTCTTCTTTATTAAAAAGATGGTAGACATTTCGACAGTCCGCGAGTACGGCGACATTTCCGACGGTCTCATATCGGAAAGCGAAGGTGAAAAACCCTTGAACGTTCCAGACGGTATTTTAGTATACGAAGTTTTAGGTCCGCTTTTTTTCGGCACCGTGCGGAAATTTGAAATCGCGGTGGAAAGGGCGGGAGTGGAATACAGGGTTTTGATCTTGAGGCTGCGCCACACAAACTACCTTGACGCCGGCGGAATAATGGTTTTAACGCAGCTTAAAAACGCATGCGACAAAAAAGGCATAAAAATAGTCTTGGCGGGAGTACATCCGCAGCCCTTAAAATTACTTACAAAGACGGGAATGGCAGAAAAAATAGGAACCGAAAACATCTTTGACAACTTTGCAGGCGCCTTGAAACACGCCGTAAAAATAAGAGACTGA